AATCTGCAGCTCGTCCTCACCCAGGCATCCGTGATCGGCGTCGTCACCGTCGGCATGACCTTCGTCATCACCAGCGGCGGGATCGACCTGTCGGTCGGCGCGATGGTGGCTCTCGCCTCGGTGTGGGCGACGACCGTGGCGACCCAGGAGTTCGGGTTCGCCGGCATCCTCTTCACCGCGGTGATCGTCGGTGTGGGCTGCGGCCTCGTGAACGGTCTGCTGATCGCCTACGGCAGGATGGTGCCGTTCATCGCGACGCTGGCCATGCTCGCCTCGGCCCGTGGCCTGGCGTTGCAGATCACGGACGGCAGCACCCAGGTCGTGAGCGTGGACTCGGTGCTCGATCTCGGCGGCAGGGATTCCTACGTCCTTGGCATCCCGCCTCTGGTCCTGATCTTCGGCGCGGTCACCGTCATCGGCTGGCTGCTGCTCAACCGCACCACCTTCGGCCGCCGCACGATCGCGGTCGGCGGCAACGCGGAGGCCGCCCGCCTCGCCGGCATCGACGTCCGCCGCCAGCGTCTGTACCTGTACCTGCTCTCCGGGCTGTGCTGCGGTATCGCCGCGTTCATGCTGATCGTGCTCGCCGGTTCGGGCCAGAACACCAACGGCAACCTCTACGAGCTGGACGCCATCGCCGCGGCGATCATCGGCGGCACCCTGCTCAGCGGCGGCCGCGGCACCATCATCGGCTCCGTCCTCGGTGTCCTGATCTTCACCACGATCACCAACATCTTCGCCCTGAACAACCTCGAGACCGCTGTCCAGCAGATCGCGAAGGGCGCCATCATCGTCGCCGCCGTCCTGGTCCAGCGCCGCTCGCTGCACGGCGACACCTGACGCCGTACCGCACACCGCCGGACGGCGGCCCCTGACCCCGCCGTCCGGCAACCCCGCCTTCCCCAACCGACGTACACCGCCCAGTCGAAGGGTCGATCCGCCATGGCAAGAACCCCCGCCACCAGCCGCAGAGCGCTGCTGTTCGGCACCGCAGCCGTTTCCGCCGGCGCGTTGTTGACGGCCTGCACCAGCAATGAGCCCAAGGACCAGGAACCGGCCGCGGACAACGCCGCCCCGGTCGCCGACGACAAGCCGGGCAAGGCCGTCACCATCGGCTTCGCCGGCCCGCAGGCCGACCACGGCTGGCTCAACGCCATCAACGACAACGCCAAGTCGCGTGCGAAGAAGTACTCCGACGTCACGCTGGAGATCACCGAGGGGTCCAACGACACCGCCCAGCAGATCGGCCAGATCCAGACCCTGATCAACAAGAAGGTCGACGTGCTGGTGATCCTGCCGGCCGACGGCAAGGCACTCACCCAGGTCGGCCTGCAGGCCATGAGGGCGGGCATCCCCGTCATCAACCTGGACCGCGTCTTCGCCTCGCCGCAGGCCTACCGGTGCTGGATCGGCGGCGACAACTACGGCATGGGCCTCAACGCCGGCCACTACATCGGCGAACAGCTCAAGGACACGAAGAACGCCAGGGTCGTCGAACTCGCCGGCCTGGACAACCTGGAGCTGACCCAGCAGCGCACCAAGGGCTTCGACGACGCCCTCAAGAACTACCCCAACATCAAGAAGGTGGCCCGCCAGGCGGCCGACTTCACGGTGGAGTCCGGGCAGGCCAAGATGGCCCAACTCCTCCAGGCCCAGTCGAAGTTCGACGCGCTGTGGAACCACGACGACGACCAGGGGGTCGGCGCGCTGCGCGCCATCGAGCAGGCCGGTCGGGACGACTTCCTGATGGTCGGCGGCGCGGGTGCCAAGTCCGCGATGGACGCCATCAAGGCCGGCGACAGCGTGCTCAAGGCGACCGTCCTGTACCCGCCGACGATGGCCGCCTCCGCCATCGATCTCGCCCGGGCGCTCGGACAGGGCAAGGGCGTCGGCGGCCTCGCCGAGTTCGAGATCCCGTCCTCGCTGACCCTCTACTCGGCCGTGGTCACCAAGGACAACGTCGACCAGTACCTGCCGACCGGCTTCATCTGACCGGGCCGGGCCGTGCGCCGCGCGAACACAGTGATGAGTCAGTGACACTCCGACGAGGAGGAATCCGTATGGAACAGAGGGACAGTCGGACCGCACCGCCGGCACTCGGCGTGGGCATGGTCGGCTACGCGTTCATGGGCGCCGCGCACTCACAAGGGTGGCGCACCGTGGGGCGCGTGTTCGACCTGCCGCTGCGGCCGGTCATGGCCGCGATCGCCGGCCGCGACGCGCACGCCGTGCGGGCGGCGGCCGACAAGCACGGCTGGGCCGCGGCGGAGACCGACTGGCGTGCCCTCATCGCCCGCGATGACGTACAGCTCGTCGACATCTGCACACCGGGTGACAGCCATGCGGAGATCGCGATCGCGGCGCTGGCGGCGGGCAAGCACGTGCTGTGCGAGAAGCCGCTGGCCAATTCGGTCGCGGAGGCGGAGGCCATGGCGGCGGCCGCCGAAGAGGCCCGCGGGCGCGGGCAGTTGGCCATGGTGGGCTTCAACTACCGGCGGGTGCCCGCCCTCACCTTCGCCCGCCGGCTCATCGCCGACGGCAGGCTCGGCACGCTGCGCCACGTACGGGTCAGCTACCTCCAGGACTGGCTGGTCGACCCCGACTTCCCGCTGACCTGGCGGCTGCAGCGGGAGCACGCGGGGTCGGGGGCGCTCGGTGACCTCGGCGCGCACATCGTCGACCTCGCGCAGTACCTGGTGGGTGAGCCGCTGGTCGGCGTCTCCGCCCAGATGGAGACCTTCGTCAAGGAGCGCCCCCGCCTCGACGGCGCCTCCTCGGGCCTGTCCGCATCCGGCGGCGCCCAGCGCGCTCCGGTGACGGTCGACGACGCGGCCGTGTTCACCGGGCGGCTCGCCTCCGGGGCGCTCGCCACGTTCGAGGCGTCCCGGATGGCCTCGGGGCGCAAGAACGCCCTGCGGCTGGAGATCAACGGCGAGTCCGGTTCGCTCGCCTTCGACCTGGAGCGCCTCAACGAACTGTCCTTCCACGACCACCGGGAGCCCGCCGCCACGGCGGGGTTCCGCAGGATCGTCGTCACCGAGGCCGAGCACCCCTACCTGGAGGGCTGGTGGCCGCCGGGCCATGCGCTCGGCTACGAGCACACCTTCGTCCACCAGGCCCGGGACCTGGTCGAGGCGATCGCGTCGGGCACGGACCCGGTGCCGTCGTTCGCCGACGGGTTGCAGGTGCAGCGGGTGCTCGCCGCGGTGGAGGAGAGCGCGCAGAAGAACTCCGTCTACACCCCCGTCCAGGCCGTCGAGGCCGAAGTCCGCTAGAGAGCCGTCAGGATCCCCGCTCGGAGGCACCATGCCACGCCCGTTCACCCTGTTCACCGGTCAGTGGGCCGATCTGCCGCTGGAGGAAGTGTGCCGACTGGCCGCCGAGTTCGGCTACGACGGGCTCGAACTCGCCTGCTGGGGAGACCACTTCGAGGTCGACAAGGCGCTTGCCGATCCGTCCTACCTGGCTGGGCGGCACGCCCTGCTGGAGAAGTACGGCCTCAAGTGCTGGGCGATCTCCAACCATCTCGTCGGCCAAGCCGTGTGTGACCACCCCATCGACGAACGGCACCAGGGCATCCTGCCCGCCCGGATCTGGGGCGACGGGGAGCCTGAGGGGGTACGCCGGCGGGCCGCGGCCGAGATCAAGGACACGGTGCGGGCCGCGGCCGCCTTCGGCGTCGACACGGTCGTCGGGTTCACCGGATCGTCGATCTGGCATCTGGTGGCGATGTTCCCGCCGGTGCCGGAGCGGATGATCGAGCGCGGTTACGAGGACTTCGCCGAGCGCTGGAACCCGATCCTGGACGT
Above is a window of Streptomyces sp. NBC_00490 DNA encoding:
- a CDS encoding ABC transporter permease; amino-acid sequence: MTQPATAAQKQTPSDAKSAEDQGSSRRPGLRFDVRTLSLLGVLAVLVAVGGITAPDEFLATSNLQLVLTQASVIGVVTVGMTFVITSGGIDLSVGAMVALASVWATTVATQEFGFAGILFTAVIVGVGCGLVNGLLIAYGRMVPFIATLAMLASARGLALQITDGSTQVVSVDSVLDLGGRDSYVLGIPPLVLIFGAVTVIGWLLLNRTTFGRRTIAVGGNAEAARLAGIDVRRQRLYLYLLSGLCCGIAAFMLIVLAGSGQNTNGNLYELDAIAAAIIGGTLLSGGRGTIIGSVLGVLIFTTITNIFALNNLETAVQQIAKGAIIVAAVLVQRRSLHGDT
- a CDS encoding substrate-binding domain-containing protein; its protein translation is MARTPATSRRALLFGTAAVSAGALLTACTSNEPKDQEPAADNAAPVADDKPGKAVTIGFAGPQADHGWLNAINDNAKSRAKKYSDVTLEITEGSNDTAQQIGQIQTLINKKVDVLVILPADGKALTQVGLQAMRAGIPVINLDRVFASPQAYRCWIGGDNYGMGLNAGHYIGEQLKDTKNARVVELAGLDNLELTQQRTKGFDDALKNYPNIKKVARQAADFTVESGQAKMAQLLQAQSKFDALWNHDDDQGVGALRAIEQAGRDDFLMVGGAGAKSAMDAIKAGDSVLKATVLYPPTMAASAIDLARALGQGKGVGGLAEFEIPSSLTLYSAVVTKDNVDQYLPTGFI
- a CDS encoding Gfo/Idh/MocA family protein, which gives rise to MEQRDSRTAPPALGVGMVGYAFMGAAHSQGWRTVGRVFDLPLRPVMAAIAGRDAHAVRAAADKHGWAAAETDWRALIARDDVQLVDICTPGDSHAEIAIAALAAGKHVLCEKPLANSVAEAEAMAAAAEEARGRGQLAMVGFNYRRVPALTFARRLIADGRLGTLRHVRVSYLQDWLVDPDFPLTWRLQREHAGSGALGDLGAHIVDLAQYLVGEPLVGVSAQMETFVKERPRLDGASSGLSASGGAQRAPVTVDDAAVFTGRLASGALATFEASRMASGRKNALRLEINGESGSLAFDLERLNELSFHDHREPAATAGFRRIVVTEAEHPYLEGWWPPGHALGYEHTFVHQARDLVEAIASGTDPVPSFADGLQVQRVLAAVEESAQKNSVYTPVQAVEAEVR
- a CDS encoding sugar phosphate isomerase/epimerase family protein; the encoded protein is MPRPFTLFTGQWADLPLEEVCRLAAEFGYDGLELACWGDHFEVDKALADPSYLAGRHALLEKYGLKCWAISNHLVGQAVCDHPIDERHQGILPARIWGDGEPEGVRRRAAAEIKDTVRAAAAFGVDTVVGFTGSSIWHLVAMFPPVPERMIERGYEDFAERWNPILDVCDSEGVRFAHEVHPSEIAYDYWTTQRALEAVDHRPAFGLNFDPSHFVWQDLDPVGFLYDFRDRIYHVDCKEARRRLDGRNGRLGSHLPWGDPRRGWDFVSAGHGDVPWEDVFRMLRSIGYGGPVSVEWEDAGMDRLVGAPRALAHLKRFDFDPPSASFDAAFAGGDN